Proteins encoded by one window of Modestobacter marinus:
- a CDS encoding MarR family winged helix-turn-helix transcriptional regulator, with product MVRPLGLPFDPIERAAQSWEQHFGPAASMRAATSVFRVQQILLARFDEALKPHGLTFARYEVLVLLTFSRTGQLPLKVIGSRLMVHPTSVTNAIERLVAAGYVERRPNPADGRGVLAAITDAGRDVVPRATEALTGQDFGLADLPEAELDVLFDVLKKVRLGAGDVAGD from the coding sequence ATGGTGCGACCGCTGGGCCTGCCCTTCGACCCGATCGAGCGCGCCGCGCAGAGCTGGGAGCAGCACTTCGGGCCGGCGGCCTCGATGCGGGCGGCCACCAGCGTCTTCCGGGTGCAGCAGATCCTGCTGGCCCGGTTCGACGAGGCGCTCAAGCCGCACGGGCTCACCTTCGCCCGCTACGAGGTGCTGGTGCTGCTGACCTTCTCCCGCACCGGGCAGCTGCCGCTCAAGGTCATCGGCAGCCGGCTGATGGTGCACCCGACCAGCGTCACCAACGCGATCGAGCGGCTGGTCGCGGCCGGCTACGTGGAGCGGCGGCCCAACCCCGCCGACGGTCGCGGGGTGCTCGCCGCGATCACCGACGCCGGGCGGGACGTCGTCCCGCGGGCGACCGAGGCGCTGACCGGTCAGGACTTCGGGCTGGCCGACCTGCCCGAGGCCGAGCTGGACGTGCTGTTCGACGTGCTGAAGAAGGTCCGTCTCGGCGCGGGGGACGTCGCCGGCGACTGA
- a CDS encoding acyl-CoA mutase large subunit family protein, which translates to MTEQPGNEARSRWQQRYDAALAAGRVRDADFTTLSGLEVDPAYGPADETAVPGFDRIGWPGEFPFTRGLHATGYRGRAWTIRQFAGFGNARQTNERFRSLLAEGGGGLSVAFDMPTLMGRDSDDPRALGEVGHCGVAIDSAADMDVLFDGIPLEQTTTSMTISGPAVPVFCMYLVAAERQGADLAKLDGTLQTDIFKEYIAQKEWLFAPEPHLRLIGDLMEYCAHQIPAYKPISVSGYHIREAGSTAAQELAYTLADGFAYVELGLSRGLDVDVFAPGLSFFFDAHIDFFEEIAKFRAARRIWARWLRDVYGARTDKAQQLRFHTQTAGVSLTAQQPDNNVVRTAVEALAAVLGGTNSLHTNALDEVLALPSAKAAQIALRTQQVIAEETGVLNVADPLGGSWYVEALTDELERQAEGVFTRIREMGSDGTMTAGILRGIEDGWFTGEIAEAAFVYQRALEKGEKKVVGVNTLTGAGSAADDLEILRVSHQVETDQRAELAGRRQSRDDAAARAAVARMVEVARTEENMVPAMLEAARAEATLGEICDALRAEWGTYTEAARF; encoded by the coding sequence ATGACGGAGCAGCCGGGCAACGAGGCCCGCAGCCGGTGGCAGCAGCGCTACGACGCGGCCCTGGCCGCCGGGCGGGTGCGGGACGCGGACTTCACCACGCTCTCCGGGCTGGAGGTCGACCCCGCCTACGGGCCGGCCGACGAGACCGCCGTCCCCGGCTTCGACCGGATCGGCTGGCCCGGCGAGTTCCCGTTCACCCGCGGGCTGCACGCCACCGGCTACCGCGGGCGGGCCTGGACGATCCGTCAGTTCGCCGGCTTCGGCAACGCCCGGCAGACCAACGAGCGGTTCCGGTCGCTGCTGGCCGAGGGCGGGGGCGGGCTGTCGGTCGCCTTCGACATGCCGACCCTGATGGGCCGGGACTCCGACGACCCGCGCGCGCTCGGCGAGGTCGGGCACTGCGGGGTCGCGATCGACTCCGCGGCGGACATGGACGTGCTGTTCGACGGCATCCCGCTGGAGCAGACGACGACGTCGATGACGATCAGCGGGCCCGCCGTCCCGGTGTTCTGCATGTACCTGGTCGCCGCCGAGCGTCAGGGCGCCGACCTCGCGAAGCTGGACGGCACGCTGCAGACCGACATCTTCAAGGAGTACATCGCGCAGAAGGAGTGGCTGTTCGCCCCCGAGCCGCACCTGCGGCTGATCGGCGACCTGATGGAGTACTGCGCGCACCAGATCCCGGCCTACAAGCCGATCTCGGTGTCCGGGTACCACATCCGTGAGGCCGGCTCGACCGCCGCGCAGGAGCTGGCGTACACGCTCGCCGACGGGTTCGCCTACGTCGAGCTGGGGCTCTCCCGCGGGCTGGACGTCGACGTCTTCGCCCCCGGCCTGTCCTTCTTCTTCGACGCGCACATCGACTTCTTCGAGGAGATCGCCAAGTTCCGGGCCGCCCGGCGGATCTGGGCCCGCTGGCTCCGCGACGTCTACGGTGCCCGCACCGACAAGGCCCAGCAGTTGCGCTTCCACACCCAGACCGCCGGGGTCTCGCTCACCGCCCAGCAGCCGGACAACAACGTCGTCCGGACGGCGGTCGAGGCCCTGGCCGCGGTGCTGGGGGGCACCAACTCGCTGCACACCAACGCCCTGGACGAGGTGCTCGCGCTGCCCAGCGCGAAGGCCGCGCAGATCGCGCTGCGCACCCAGCAGGTGATCGCCGAGGAGACCGGGGTGCTCAACGTGGCCGACCCGCTGGGCGGCTCCTGGTACGTCGAGGCGCTGACCGACGAGCTGGAACGGCAGGCGGAGGGGGTGTTCACCCGGATCCGCGAGATGGGCAGCGACGGCACGATGACCGCCGGCATCCTGCGCGGCATCGAGGACGGCTGGTTCACCGGCGAGATCGCCGAGGCCGCCTTCGTCTACCAGCGGGCGCTGGAGAAGGGCGAGAAGAAGGTCGTCGGCGTCAACACGCTCACCGGGGCCGGCAGCGCCGCCGACGACCTGGAGATCCTCCGGGTGAGCCACCAGGTGGAGACCGACCAGCGGGCCGAGCTGGCCGGCCGGCGGCAGAGCCGG